A genomic region of Streptomyces sp. R33 contains the following coding sequences:
- a CDS encoding 5'-3' exonuclease: MLLDTASLYFRAYFGVPDSVKAPDGTPVNAVRGLLDFIGRLVQDHRPDDLVACMDADWRPHWRVELIPSYKAHRVAQETESGPDAEEIPDTLAPQVPIIEAALDAFGIARVGVAGYEADDVIGTLTARATGPVDIVTGDRDLYQLVDDARQRRVLYPLKGVGTLQVTDEAWLREKYGVDGPGYADLALLRGDPSDGLPGVPGIGEKTAAKLLDAYGTLAGIIAAIDDPKSKLTPTQRKRLDESRPYLAVAPKVVQVASDVPLPAFDPALPAVPAQPELVDALARRWGLGGAVSRLSSALHA, translated from the coding sequence ATGCTGCTGGACACCGCCTCCCTCTACTTCCGCGCGTACTTCGGCGTGCCGGACTCCGTGAAGGCCCCGGACGGCACCCCGGTCAACGCGGTGCGCGGGCTGCTCGACTTCATCGGGCGCCTGGTCCAGGACCACCGCCCGGACGATCTCGTGGCGTGCATGGACGCCGACTGGCGCCCGCACTGGCGGGTGGAGCTGATCCCCTCCTACAAGGCCCACCGGGTCGCGCAGGAGACCGAGTCCGGACCGGACGCGGAGGAGATCCCCGACACCCTGGCCCCGCAGGTGCCGATCATCGAGGCGGCGCTGGACGCGTTCGGGATCGCCCGGGTGGGCGTCGCCGGATACGAGGCCGACGACGTGATCGGTACGCTCACGGCGCGCGCCACCGGACCGGTGGACATCGTCACCGGCGACCGGGACCTGTACCAGCTGGTGGACGACGCCCGGCAGCGGCGCGTGCTGTACCCGCTCAAGGGCGTCGGCACGCTCCAGGTGACGGACGAGGCGTGGCTGCGCGAGAAGTACGGGGTGGACGGTCCGGGCTACGCGGACCTGGCCCTGCTGCGCGGGGACCCGAGCGACGGCCTGCCGGGGGTTCCGGGGATCGGCGAGAAGACGGCGGCGAAGCTGCTCGACGCCTACGGCACGCTGGCCGGGATCATCGCCGCGATCGACGACCCGAAGTCGAAGCTGACCCCGACCCAGCGCAAGCGGCTGGACGAATCCCGGCCGTATCTGGCGGTCGCTCCGAAGGTGGTCCAGGTGGCCTCGGACGTCCCCCTTCCGGCGTTCGACCCCGCTCTGCCGGCGGTGCCCGCTCAGCCGGAACTCGTCGATGCGCTGGCGCGCCGCTGGGGTCTTGGCGGAGCGGTGTCGCGGCTCAGCAGCGCGCTGCACGCCTGA
- a CDS encoding helix-turn-helix domain-containing protein, translating to MDDRDGSDDKERDKDAKEPLRVGVAVRKRRRALHLTLAAVSARSGLSVPFLSQIENERARPSMRSLERVADALETTAVELLAASDTARTVDLVRAGDESGLTPVPGVRPLVRGHHQLHALEFTGDQDAGREYQHRNDELMYVVSGACQVEAEGRAYRLESGDALFLSGGVRHRWRAVSEDTRLLVVAVGEHIHATSEPPSPGR from the coding sequence ATGGACGACAGGGACGGCTCGGACGACAAGGAACGGGACAAGGACGCCAAGGAACCGCTCCGGGTGGGAGTGGCCGTGCGCAAGCGGCGCCGGGCACTGCACCTCACCCTCGCCGCCGTATCGGCGCGCAGCGGCCTGTCGGTGCCCTTCCTGAGTCAGATAGAGAACGAGCGGGCCCGGCCCAGCATGCGGTCCCTCGAGCGGGTCGCGGACGCGCTGGAGACCACGGCCGTCGAGCTGCTGGCCGCGTCCGACACCGCGCGCACGGTCGACCTCGTACGGGCCGGCGACGAATCCGGGCTCACGCCGGTCCCGGGCGTGCGCCCCCTCGTCCGCGGACACCACCAGCTGCACGCCCTGGAGTTCACCGGGGACCAGGACGCCGGCCGCGAATACCAGCACCGCAACGACGAGCTGATGTACGTCGTCTCGGGCGCCTGCCAGGTGGAGGCCGAGGGGCGGGCGTACCGGCTGGAGAGCGGGGACGCGCTGTTCCTGTCCGGCGGCGTACGGCACCGCTGGCGGGCCGTCTCCGAGGACACCCGGCTCCTGGTCGTGGCGGTCGGGGAGCACATCCACGCGACGTCCGAGCCGCCCTCGCCCGGGCGCTGA
- a CDS encoding helical backbone metal receptor codes for MRVVSLAPSLTEAVAVSAPGLLVGVTDWCTHPADLAERGAVRIGGTKNPDVERITALRPDLVIANEEENRAPDVAALRAAGVEVLVTEVRDLPQALTELDRVLVGVLGLARPRWLDEAEAAWARVEPAGPLRAFVPVWRRPWMVLGRDTFAGDVLARLGVRNIYAGHGERYPRVPAEELAAADCDLVVLPDEPYRFTREDGPEAFPDHPCALVSGRHLTWYGPSLTEAPALLTAALRAAR; via the coding sequence ATGCGGGTCGTCTCGCTGGCGCCCTCGCTGACCGAGGCGGTCGCGGTGAGCGCGCCCGGGTTGCTCGTCGGGGTGACCGACTGGTGCACCCACCCCGCGGACCTCGCGGAGCGGGGCGCGGTGCGCATCGGGGGGACGAAGAACCCCGACGTGGAGCGGATCACGGCGCTGCGCCCGGACCTGGTGATCGCCAACGAGGAGGAGAACCGGGCCCCCGACGTGGCGGCGCTGCGCGCGGCCGGGGTGGAGGTGCTGGTCACCGAGGTACGGGACCTGCCGCAGGCGCTGACCGAGCTGGACCGGGTGCTGGTGGGGGTGCTGGGGCTGGCGAGGCCGCGCTGGCTGGACGAGGCCGAGGCCGCATGGGCGCGCGTGGAGCCGGCCGGCCCGCTCCGGGCCTTCGTACCGGTGTGGCGGCGGCCCTGGATGGTGCTCGGCCGGGACACCTTCGCGGGCGACGTGCTGGCGCGCCTCGGCGTGCGCAACATCTACGCCGGCCACGGCGAGCGGTATCCCCGGGTGCCGGCGGAGGAGCTGGCCGCCGCCGACTGCGATCTGGTGGTGCTCCCCGACGAGCCGTACCGCTTCACGCGCGAGGACGGCCCGGAAGCCTTCCCGGACCACCCCTGCGCCCTGGTCAGCGGCCGCCACCTCACCTGGTACGGCCCCTCGCTGACCGAGGCCCCGGCGCTCCTGACGGCCGCCCTGCGCGCGGCGCGCTGA
- a CDS encoding TDT family transporter has protein sequence MATTLVRPHEHISRTPQAHKAFPALRHLGPNWYASVMGTAIVANAGATLPYQVPGQRVACQIVWALSAAALALVLTARAGHWLHHRDQARAHLLDPAVAPFYGCLAMALLAVGGGTLIVGKDLVGEPAAVAADAVLFTAGTAIGLLMAVVVPYLMVVRHKVEAAQATPVWLLPLVAPMVSAALGPLLIPHLPAGQPREALLLACYAMFGISLLATLLMLPLVFGRLITSGPLPLLLTPTLFLVLGPLGQSTTAVNQLADMAPRAIGAPYSGALGAFAVVYGVPVMGFALLWLALAAAMLVRAARNGMGFAMTWWALTFPVGTCVTGAAGLARHTGLTAFAWLAAVLFLALLTAWLLAAGHTLRGLFTGTLLPR, from the coding sequence ATGGCCACCACCCTCGTGCGACCCCACGAACACATTTCCCGGACCCCCCAGGCCCACAAGGCCTTCCCGGCGCTCCGTCACCTCGGCCCCAACTGGTACGCGTCCGTCATGGGCACGGCGATCGTCGCCAACGCCGGCGCGACCCTCCCGTACCAGGTGCCCGGTCAGCGCGTGGCCTGCCAGATCGTCTGGGCGCTGTCCGCCGCGGCCCTCGCCCTCGTGCTCACCGCCCGCGCCGGCCACTGGCTCCACCACCGCGACCAGGCCCGCGCCCATCTCCTCGACCCCGCGGTGGCCCCGTTCTACGGATGCCTGGCGATGGCCCTGCTGGCCGTCGGCGGCGGCACCCTGATCGTCGGCAAGGACCTCGTCGGAGAGCCCGCCGCCGTCGCCGCCGACGCGGTCCTGTTCACCGCCGGCACCGCGATCGGCCTGCTCATGGCGGTGGTGGTGCCGTACCTGATGGTGGTCCGCCACAAGGTCGAGGCCGCGCAGGCCACCCCCGTATGGCTGCTGCCCCTGGTCGCCCCGATGGTCTCCGCCGCCCTGGGCCCCCTGCTGATACCCCACCTGCCCGCCGGCCAGCCCCGCGAGGCGCTCCTGCTGGCCTGCTACGCCATGTTCGGCATCAGCCTGCTGGCCACGCTGCTGATGCTGCCCCTGGTGTTCGGCCGGCTGATCACGAGCGGCCCGCTGCCCCTGCTGCTGACCCCCACCCTGTTCCTGGTGCTGGGCCCCCTCGGCCAGTCCACCACCGCGGTCAACCAGCTCGCCGACATGGCCCCCCGGGCGATCGGCGCCCCGTACTCCGGTGCGCTCGGCGCCTTCGCGGTCGTCTACGGCGTGCCCGTGATGGGGTTCGCCCTGCTGTGGCTGGCCCTCGCCGCCGCAATGCTGGTCCGGGCGGCCCGGAACGGCATGGGCTTCGCGATGACCTGGTGGGCGCTGACCTTCCCCGTCGGCACCTGCGTCACCGGCGCCGCCGGCCTGGCCCGCCACACCGGCCTGACCGCCTTCGCCTGGCTCGCCGCGGTCCTGTTCCTGGCCCTGCTGACCGCCTGGCTCCTGGCCGCCGGCCACACCCTCCGCGGCCTGTTCACAGGCACCCTGCTCCCCCGCTGA
- a CDS encoding LysR family transcriptional regulator — protein sequence MGNEEWVPLAHRVPDLGALELLLAVARVGSLSGAAKRMGITQPAASSRIRAMETRLGVALVDRSPRGSTLTAEGALVTDWARRVVEAAEAFDAGAQALRGRRDSRLRVAASMTIAEYLLPGWLIALRGQRPGTAVSLHAGNSAVVAERVLAHEADLGFVEGLSVPEGLDSAVIAQDRLVVAVAPGHAWARRTRGVEAAELAATPLILREWGSGTRQVLDAALAGSGGLAQPLLELASTTAVKAAAVSGAGPCVLSELALGDELAARRLVEVPVSGAALGRALRAVWPVGARPAGPARDLLSLTRATPVPIGSAGV from the coding sequence ATGGGTAACGAGGAGTGGGTTCCGCTGGCACACCGGGTACCGGACCTGGGAGCGCTGGAGCTGCTGCTCGCGGTGGCGCGGGTCGGCAGCCTGAGCGGCGCGGCCAAGCGCATGGGCATCACCCAGCCCGCCGCGAGCAGCCGGATCCGGGCGATGGAGACCCGGCTGGGCGTGGCGCTGGTGGACCGTTCGCCGCGGGGGTCGACCCTGACGGCGGAGGGGGCGCTCGTCACGGACTGGGCGCGGCGGGTGGTGGAGGCGGCGGAGGCGTTCGACGCCGGCGCGCAGGCGCTGCGCGGGCGGCGCGACTCGCGGCTGCGGGTGGCCGCCAGCATGACCATCGCGGAGTACCTGCTGCCGGGGTGGCTGATCGCGCTGCGGGGGCAGCGGCCGGGGACCGCGGTGTCGCTGCACGCGGGGAACTCGGCGGTGGTCGCGGAGCGGGTGCTCGCGCACGAGGCGGACCTGGGCTTCGTGGAGGGGCTGTCGGTACCGGAGGGGCTGGACTCGGCGGTGATCGCGCAGGACCGGCTGGTGGTGGCGGTGGCGCCGGGCCATGCGTGGGCGCGGCGGACGCGGGGGGTCGAGGCGGCGGAGCTGGCGGCGACGCCGCTGATCCTGCGGGAGTGGGGGTCGGGGACGCGGCAGGTGCTGGACGCGGCGCTGGCCGGGAGCGGCGGGCTGGCCCAGCCGCTGCTGGAGCTGGCGTCGACGACGGCGGTGAAGGCGGCGGCGGTGAGCGGGGCGGGGCCGTGCGTGCTGTCGGAACTGGCGCTGGGGGACGAGCTGGCCGCGCGGCGGCTGGTCGAGGTCCCGGTGTCGGGGGCGGCGCTGGGACGGGCGCTGCGGGCGGTCTGGCCGGTGGGAGCCAGGCCGGCGGGTCCGGCCCGCGACCTCCTGTCCCTGACCCGGGCCACCCCGGTGCCCATCGGCTCCGCCGGCGTTTGA
- a CDS encoding amino acid deaminase/aldolase, whose translation MNLPAGGDRARYDRATAHLDAPLAIVDLAAFDANADDLVRRAGGKPIRVASKSVRCRALLERVLARPGFAGIMSYTLAESIWLARSGFEDVLLAYPSADRAGFAELAGDPKLAAAVTVMVDDPAQLELIDTSRDGAGPHEIRVCLELDTALHLFGGRFRVGARRSPLRDPAALADLARTVCARPGFRVVGIMGYEGHVAGVGDALAGRPFRSRAIRLMQATARKELAARRAEAVRAVRAVVPDLEFVNGGGTGSVQQTAAEDAVTEIAAGSGLYVPRLFDNYTSFRGRPAALFAQPVVRRPGVGVVTVLGGGYPASGAAGADRLPEPYLPQGLRYDPQEGAGEVQTPLLGSPADDLLIGDRVWFRHAKAGELCERFESLHLVEGDRVTATVPTYRGEGRTFL comes from the coding sequence ATGAATCTTCCCGCCGGTGGAGACAGGGCCCGGTACGACCGGGCCACCGCGCATCTCGACGCGCCCCTGGCCATCGTCGATCTCGCCGCGTTCGACGCCAACGCGGACGATCTCGTCCGCCGGGCCGGCGGCAAGCCGATCCGCGTCGCCAGCAAGTCCGTCCGCTGCCGCGCGCTCCTCGAACGGGTCCTCGCCCGGCCCGGGTTCGCCGGGATCATGTCGTACACCCTCGCCGAGTCGATCTGGCTGGCCCGGTCGGGGTTCGAGGACGTGCTGCTGGCCTATCCGTCCGCCGACCGCGCCGGATTCGCCGAGCTGGCGGGCGACCCCAAGCTGGCCGCGGCCGTCACCGTCATGGTCGACGACCCCGCCCAGCTGGAGCTGATCGACACCTCCCGGGACGGCGCCGGCCCGCACGAGATCCGCGTCTGCCTCGAACTCGACACCGCGCTCCACCTGTTCGGCGGCCGGTTCCGCGTCGGCGCCCGCCGGTCACCGCTCCGCGACCCCGCCGCGCTCGCGGACCTCGCCCGTACGGTCTGCGCCCGGCCCGGCTTCCGCGTCGTCGGGATCATGGGCTACGAGGGCCACGTCGCCGGCGTCGGAGACGCCCTCGCGGGTCGCCCCTTCCGCTCCCGCGCCATCCGGCTCATGCAGGCCACCGCCCGCAAGGAACTCGCGGCCCGCCGCGCCGAAGCCGTACGGGCCGTCCGCGCCGTCGTCCCGGACCTGGAGTTCGTCAACGGCGGCGGCACCGGCAGCGTCCAGCAGACCGCCGCCGAGGACGCCGTCACGGAGATCGCCGCCGGCTCGGGGCTCTACGTACCGCGGCTGTTCGACAACTACACGTCCTTCCGCGGCCGCCCCGCCGCGCTCTTCGCCCAGCCGGTGGTGCGCAGGCCCGGCGTCGGCGTGGTCACCGTGCTCGGCGGCGGCTACCCCGCCTCCGGCGCCGCCGGCGCGGACCGGCTCCCGGAGCCGTACCTGCCGCAGGGCCTGCGCTACGACCCCCAGGAGGGGGCCGGCGAGGTGCAGACCCCGCTGCTCGGCAGCCCGGCCGACGATCTGCTGATCGGCGACCGGGTCTGGTTCCGGCACGCGAAGGCCGGGGAGCTGTGCGAACGGTTCGAGTCGCTGCACCTCGTCGAGGGTGACCGGGTGACGGCCACCGTCCCGACCTACCGGGGTGAGGGGCGCACCTTCCTCTAG
- a CDS encoding HAD family hydrolase: MTPRSTARRLQAVGAAAAIAAGTLVATAPAAQAARCTTPQLAAGWYGDNQARLQQLIDEYGKCNPYRPNRNKPVAVFDWDNTVVKNDVGDATMYWLLRNGKIRLPAAGDWTATSRYLTPAAARALADACGALARPGAPLPTGTPEGAGCADELAAVYGTAATRSGAAAFAGWDHRTIEPAYAWLPQLMQGWTAREVRGFAAAAQAENLAAPVGAKQQVGTGSATGWVRYYDQQKDLMAGLQKAGFDVWISSASPQPVVEVWAKGVGVDAGHVIGIRNTTASGGKFTAHLQGCGSVEDGADTMITYIDGKRCWINKEIFGVRGAAAEKVQPAARRQVFAAGDSDTDISFLRDATALRLVVNRNKNELMCRAYDNSDGKWIVNPMFIEPKKQKSAPYPCSTAGYVDHDGTAGPVRRGDTSVIPDQTDSVYQAY, encoded by the coding sequence GTGACCCCACGTAGCACCGCACGACGGCTCCAGGCCGTCGGCGCCGCCGCCGCGATCGCCGCCGGCACCCTCGTCGCCACCGCCCCCGCCGCCCAGGCGGCCCGCTGCACCACCCCGCAGCTCGCCGCCGGCTGGTACGGGGACAACCAGGCCAGGCTCCAGCAGCTGATCGACGAGTACGGGAAGTGCAACCCGTACCGGCCGAACCGCAACAAGCCCGTCGCCGTCTTCGACTGGGACAACACCGTCGTCAAGAACGACGTCGGCGACGCCACCATGTACTGGCTGCTGCGGAACGGCAAGATCCGGCTGCCGGCCGCCGGGGACTGGACCGCCACCAGCCGCTACCTCACCCCGGCCGCCGCGCGGGCGCTCGCCGACGCGTGCGGCGCCCTCGCCCGCCCCGGCGCCCCGCTGCCCACCGGCACCCCCGAGGGCGCGGGCTGCGCCGACGAACTCGCCGCCGTCTACGGCACCGCCGCGACCCGCTCGGGCGCCGCCGCCTTCGCCGGCTGGGACCACCGCACCATCGAGCCCGCGTACGCCTGGCTGCCGCAGCTGATGCAGGGCTGGACCGCACGCGAGGTCCGCGGCTTCGCGGCCGCCGCGCAGGCCGAGAACCTGGCCGCGCCGGTCGGCGCCAAGCAGCAGGTCGGCACCGGTAGCGCCACCGGCTGGGTCCGCTACTACGACCAGCAGAAGGACCTCATGGCCGGCCTGCAGAAGGCCGGCTTCGACGTCTGGATCAGCTCGGCCTCGCCGCAGCCGGTCGTCGAGGTGTGGGCCAAGGGGGTCGGCGTCGACGCGGGCCACGTCATCGGCATCCGCAACACGACCGCGTCCGGCGGGAAGTTCACCGCGCACCTGCAGGGCTGCGGGTCGGTGGAGGACGGCGCCGACACGATGATCACGTACATCGACGGCAAGCGCTGCTGGATCAACAAGGAGATCTTCGGGGTGCGCGGCGCGGCCGCCGAGAAGGTCCAGCCGGCCGCCCGCCGCCAGGTGTTCGCCGCGGGCGACTCCGACACCGACATCTCGTTCCTGCGGGACGCGACCGCGCTGCGGCTGGTCGTGAACCGGAACAAGAACGAGCTGATGTGCCGTGCGTACGACAACAGCGACGGCAAGTGGATCGTGAACCCGATGTTCATCGAGCCGAAGAAGCAGAAGAGCGCGCCGTACCCGTGCTCCACCGCCGGCTACGTGGACCATGACGGCACGGCGGGCCCCGTCCGCCGGGGCGACACGAGCGTCATCCCGGACCAGACGGACAGCGTGTACCAGGCGTACTAA